In Desulfurococcaceae archaeon MEX13E-LK6-19, the genomic window GTCATGAAGAAGAGAAAATAGAGATTATTAGAACGAGCGATATTCGCGGAAAAATAATTCCTCCTGTATATATAGGTAGGGATGTAGTTATTGAGGAAGACTGTATAATCGGACCTTATGTATCTATAGAGGATGACACCACAATAAAGAGGGGGTCAAGGATTTCATATAGCGTATTATGGGAGAGAGTTGTTGTAGGCGAGAATACTAGAATACATGACTCAGTTATAACAAATGATGTAACTATAGGTAATGGCTCCAAGATATTCTCTTCAACAATAGGTCCTTGGACTAATATCCCGCCACAAACTACTTTACAAGAAGAAACCTATTATAGACCATCAGGATAGGTGGAATAATTATGTCTATACCCTTAGTTAAAGGAAGAATTGTTGGAAGACCTAATATAGAGCTTACACCAGAAGATGCTGCACGCATAGGAGCAATAATGGGTACATGGTACGGCCCTAAGTCTCTTGTTGTTAGTGGAAGAGACTATAGTCCTGCTTCAAGAATGATTAAGAGAGCGTTTATCTCGGGTCTTATGTCTACTGGAGTCGAAGTAATGGATTTCCATGAGGCTGTTGCAGGCGAGATCTCTTATGCTATAAAGAGGTTTGGCGCACGTGGGGGAGTAAATGTCTCAGCTTACCCCTTGAGAGAAGACTGCGTTCAATTAAGAATATTTACTTCGCCAGGCCACGAGCTTGTGGGTAAAGAGCTCGAAAATATTGTGAAGGAAAACACGGTGAAACGAGTTGATCCGAAGGATACTGGATGGGTTGTTTATGCAGAGTACATACATGAACTATATTCCTCAGCACTACTCTCAGTAATAGATTCCGATGCAATAATGAGTAGGAAACCAAGAGTAGTTATTAGTACAGGTTATGGACCCAGCGACAAAGTCTTACCCCAATTGCTCTCAAACTTGGGAATAGACTTTATATCATTAAATACCATGAAGCCCCCAGTCTACCGAAAATTAATGTACCCCTTAGAAGAAGACATAATTAAGGTATCAAATGTTGTTCGAGCAACAAATGCAGATATAGGAGTGGTATTCAATACCGATGCGTCAACGATACTAATTATAGATGATAGAGGACGAGCTCTTCTTCCCGAAGAAGTCGTGGCTATTATGAGTCTAAGATTCGCTAAAGATTCACGTGTAGTGTATTCTAAAGACGTCTTCGGCTTCATAAAGAATATTCTTATAAACAAGGGTATCAAAGTTGTTGAAACTGATATAATTGATGGAGCAATGCTTAATAAAACCGTTGAAATAAGGCCAGTGCTAGGTTTTAATGGTGTTGGAGAATACATTCATCCAATACTATCACTAGGTTATGATGGCATACTTACTATGCTAAAAGTACTAGAGGTAATAGCAGTAACGGAAAAGAAGCTATCAACAATCTTGAAATCATTTACAACACCAAGATACTATGTGATCGAAACGCCACTAAGCTTGAGAGAAGCAATAGAAAAGACGTGTCGTGAAACAGATTATTGTAGAATCTACATTGGTGGTTGTAGATTAAAACTATTAGGCCAAAATATAGTTCTAACAATAGATCCTGTAACAAGCACCACAAGAGTATTAATTGACGCATACGCACAAAACATAGAAAAACTCATACAAATAATCCATAAAACATTATCTTAAGAACATAGTTGCTCCACCAATACACCCAATATAAATTGCCAAGATAAACCTATCAACGACAATTTCATGAAGCACATCAGTCATTTACTGTTTGTCCCCCAGTTTCACTTTGTTTCTAGAGTCTGATCTTTAATATTGTCTAAAATTAATTAAGACTTCTTCGATCTAAGTTTCTAATAATACCTGCAATGGGTTTCGAATCATGTACCTCAACATGGAAAGACAAAGAAAAATGGATACATCTATAGATACCTTGTATTAGAGAAAGTGACAAAGATTAGGGCTAAAACGAGAGAGCGTCATCTATACCTGCTGTTGGAGAAGGCCATTAGGAACCTATTGCTTGTTAGAGAGTGGTGCGGGGGGTGGGATTTGAACCCACGCAGGCCTACGCCATCGGGTCCTGAGCCCCACACTCCTTTGCCAGACCTTGATCCCAGTTCTTCACGGGGTCAAGAGTTAACTACAGGTCCATCATTTAATATACGGATAACTCCTGGTAGGCTAGCCAGGTTCCTAAGGTGGTGCATGGAGAAGGGGACCAGCGAGGAGACATGTAAACAGTATGCCAGGTATCTTCTGAAACCCTTTGACCCAGATAATAAGTGGAGTAGACTAGCCTACAAGGCTTGGTTCAAGTTTACTGGTAAAGAGGACCTGTGGAAGGAGATTAAGGTAAAGAGGAGCGGGATAGACCTCTATATACCCAGCGATGAAGACGTGTTCACGGCTCTCACGAGGGCTTGCAGCAGCTCCGAGGAGCTTTGCTGGATATACAAGATACTTGTATATAGTGGTCTAAGGCTAAGCGAAGTCGTGAAACTCATTAATGAGCATGATGAGGAAAAGTGGATCAAGTTAAACGGATTCTACAAGTACCCATTATCATGGAAGCGTGGAAGCAAACAAGCCTTCTACTGCTACACAATCGAGAAACCACCAAGGATACAAGCTAGCAACAAATGGATAAGCAACTGGGCATCCAAGAACAAGCTCCTGCCGCCAAAATACATTAGGAAATGGGTTGCCACCAAAATGCTGGGACTAGGAATACCCGAGGAAGTAGTAAACTTCATCCAGGGACGAATACCACAGGAAATACTCTCAAAACACTACCTAAAACTAACCACGCTAGCAGACCAATACTACCAGAAATACGCGGAATGGCTAAAACAGAACATTATTTCTAAGCTATACCAGCTGAAGTCTTGAAAGAGAAGTCTTTAAATTACACGCTTCTTGATGTATTCTCCAAAATTTTTCAATATATCATGAATCTTAACTACTTCTCCTATACTAAAGTCAATAGGTATACCCGTGTCTCTTTCAATCTCTTTCTCGAGCATTTTTTCTAGGTGCCGTGGGTCTACACCTAAAATAGCGTTCCTGGGTATATCAGCTAGCTTCTGAGTACCTTTGAGTGGGTTAGGTCTTGGTTTTACTAGCTCAACAAGTTCACCTATGGGTGTAATTACTATGTAGCCTAAAGGTGTAAGTCTATCAAGTATAATCGCTGTCCTTAGTATATAGCCACGAAACATTAGCGCGGGATGAACAAGATAGGCGTAATCTACAGAAAAACCTGCATTAAGTAAATGATTTAATGCCTGTTCCGCCCCTTCAAGTGCTCCAGGACCGCTTAATACCTTTTCTTTTCCACGACCCCTACGTTTAACCCTGAGCCCTTTAACTTCATAAGCAATTGCTTTACCATCTCTAAACTCCAATACGTCTATATCTGTATCAAATATTGGTGCAGCAACTCCTTTAACATTAAGATATACTTCGCTTCCTTGGGACTCCAATACATCTTTTAGCCTTAAACATATTCCTGGCTCTAACTGATTTCTAAGACCAAACTTGCTTAATCCAAGCTTTTCATAACCCCATACCTGATCCTTTACTATGGAGAATGCTTCTGCCCAGTTAGGCAGATACATCAATACCTTATCTCTAAGACTCATGACAATACGCCCAAGGAGAGTATAATCGCATGAAACACGGCTACTTACTTTTCCAACTAATTCTTAATATACTCCTCCAAATTAAGAACTATTTTTTTCTATTTACTATAGAAGACGGTCAATTAGCTAACAATAAAAATACTCTTTAATAATAAAAAGAATGAACTAATGGTATTGGGCTAGTATTCTTGCTTGTTCCTCATAATACCTCATCATCTGGTCTATGTCTTTTTCCGTTATCTCTTCGTACCTGTCTAGTGTTGTTCTGAGTATTGATAGCACGTATTCTTTTGCGTAGCTGTATCCCTGCTTCCAATCGATCTCACTTGCCCAGTCGATTACACGCCAGTCGATACCCTTCTTGCTACAGTATTTTCTTATGTAGTAGGCTAGCCACAGGACCATGACGTAGTACCATATCCTTAAGGGTTTACGCTTGTACTTGTCTGGTATCATGCTCCATAGATACTCAGCTATCCGCTTTGTCTCAGCGTCAAATCTTGATCTAAGCCTTCTGGCTACCCGTTTACCTACCTTGTTTACCCGTTTGACCGCTTCTTTCTTGCTTATACCCTTCTTCTTAGCGATACTGATGATTGTCTCCTCGATCCTGCCGTCTATGTAGTCTAGCAGTGTTTTTAGGACCTTCTTTTGCTGAGTAACCTTCTTGGCTATCTCCCTTGCCTCTTTGACTGATACACCATATTTCTTAGCTATTTTATCCAGGGCTTCGGCAAGCTGGACTAGCCCTATCTTCTTGGCTAGGTAAGCCCTGCCAACACGGTCTATGTAATCGACTAGCCTACCAAGCCCAAACTTCTTTTTCTTATTGACTTGCCTGAGGACAAAGCATCTCTGACTCCATAACTGTAACGTAAAGGGTATAACTTGGTCCTGCTTATTCTTCGTCTTAAGATCCGCTAGGTCCGCTAGCTGGGACATACATAGTTCGATAAACTCTTTCTTAGTGTTGACACCTACTTTACCAATATCTTTCACAGAAGCAAAAACGGAGTCTCTTCCAGGCTCCTTGGACTCAAAGTAGATATGCTTATACTTCTTCTTAGCCTTCTTCTTGGTCTTCTTTTTCCGTTTAGTCAATCTTGATCCACCAGGTTAAAACTAGGAATGGAGAGAAGTAGATGGTAACAGCTCAAGAAGACTTATATAAGCTCTTGTTGGAAGTAAATAACTGGATGATCGCCTTGAGGCTGACCATGTTTAATAATCTTCTAGGCTTTGCTATTCTTTCATTCATTGTGGTTGTTATTGGCTCAATTATAAACTTCTACATAATTTATGCTGTCCCGTTTTTCCATGGCTTAATAGACCTAGTTGAGCCAATACAAAACGTTGTATTAAGGGTGTTCATAGTAATCTCACCGCTTCCTCTAGTTCTCGCAATAGTTCTCTCGGTATACGCTTCAAGGAAAACTAGAGGGAAATCATATACTCTATTGGGAATCACCCTTGGTACGCTTGCAGGTCTCTGCATAATGACATGGCTTACAATAGAATTCATGTACTGGTTAACAACATGAATATTGTGGAAGAAAAAGTTTAATTTTAACTAGATACTTGGGCGTTTACACTAAAAACAAAGATGTAGTTATCACTGTTATATACATCAACGATTGCAATACCATCATATGCAGAAGTCGTTGCCACTACTTCTATTTTGAGGTAGTATTCTCCTGGACTAAGCGTTTTGGTGAAACTGAAGTCTATTGTTCCCGATTCTTCTTTTGATGTTGTGGGATAGTAGTACTTGTTGTACAATTGTCGTTGATATATTATGTTTCCTTGTGCGTCTGTGAGGTAAACATATACTCGTACTTGTGCGTCTGCTTCTCCATCTACGTAGACATAGTATCTGAATTGACCATGTATAGTAAATGATACGTCTCTGCTAGTGTAATGCATATCAATTTTCCATATCGCACCAGCAACGGAACGGCTTACGCTTGTTGATGGTTCAATAAAGTAGCTGTATACTTTATGGTAGGATTTTCCTTCAAAGAAAGAGACAGAGTATTCTCCTGACCCATACACCGAATCTGGCTCTATATTAAATAGTAGTCTCTCAGGCCTTACACCATACTTGTTATACGCATACTGCATAAGTGCAGCCATGGACAGTAGGGTTGTTTCGGCATTTGTGGGTAGAATTCCGCCGTATTCAGGGGGCATAACGTCAGTAACTTTTTTGAGTATGTCTTCTACAAGGCTTGGTCTAAATGGTACAAATCCATAGCTTCCTATGGGTCCATAGCTTACCAAGAATCCGCCTGCATGATCAGGTTTTACCACATAGAATACAGTATTGCCGTCAGGCGAATAATATCCACTTCCACTCCATTGTAGCTGTACCAACACACTCGCCATTTGGTCGGGTATATCCCAAGAGATTAAACCGTGTCCCGCCAGAACACTGCCAAGTGCTAGGGCTGCAGCAAGTCTAACAGTGCTATAGCCTATTTGATTACTAAAGACTATTCCGTTTCCATCCCACTTACTCGCTACTTCATTCCATTTATTCAATGCATTGCCCCAGTCACCAGTATAAGCATAGTATAGTCCTTGCCATGCATCCAGCAATGGATCGTCTAGTAGTGCTTGAGTACTTAAGAACAAATATCCGCCATTTGTATGGGATGCTTCTGCTGCTGATACAATCTTGCTTTTATATGGGTATAATGGGTATGTTGTCCATATCCATCCCTGGGACTCAAAGAATTCCCAGATCTTGCTGTAGCCTAGACCATAGCTAAACCACTGTCCATCATAGAAGTGCCACTCATTCGGTGCCTCTATTAGACCTGTATAATCAAAGCCTTGCATCATCGAATTATAGATATCATACAACGGTTTGTCTGTTTGAAATACATTAAACATTATTGCTTGTGCTAGATTCCATATATCTTCACTTTCACTATAGTCTCCCAAGTTAGCTAGGATCAATGCACCAATTACATCAACATGCCTTACCGATGTTCTCATGGAAGGTATTGGTGAGTCAGATAATGGAGATATCGTGTATGTGTTGCCCTGAATAACATTTCCTACTTTGCTTCCCGCGAAGTATATCTCGCAATTACTCATTATACTGCTTACATAACCAGCCACATAGGTTACTTCAATTCTTAAGTAGCTATAGGGATATCCACGGTATTCTGTTATCTTTAATGTAGCCCATACTTCATCAGTACCAACATCACCGCTATACCAAGAATACTTCAAGTCCATGTACCATCTATAGAATGTTCCATAGTAGCCTTCCTCTATTGTTTGGTCATGTATCTCAACATAGTAGTAGTCATCGCTTGAGACATAGTATTTTAGTCCTGGAATCCAGAAAATACTGTCATCACTTGCCTTAACAATTATTGGTATACTTGGATACTCTGATATAACGCCATAGGTACCCATATCTCTTTTTAAGGCTATTATGTAGCTATATGCCTTTACTACTCTGTCCTTTATAGTCTCAATTGGTACACCTGACGCACCTACTGTAATTGGAATGAACGATACCAGTAAAGCCAATAGAATAACTATAGATATGTATTTGTTCACCACTTTATCCCACCAAGAAAGGATAAGAGATCACAGGAGATGGGGTATAGGGGCTGAAGAAGGCTAAATGAAGCTTAAAAAAGTTTTTGAGATTTATACCTCATATCCCAGCACATATAGATCTGCATAGTAATTCGAGCCATACATATCGATATATGCTTCTCCTTCCCATCCTTCAGCATATAGTACTATTCTCACTTCCACGTAGTAAGTACCAGGCTCCAAGTATAGTAGCTTGTTGTATTTCTCTAAACCATTAATCGTCACTACATCACTTATGTCACCAGATTCATAGACCAGATATTTCTCATAATAATCTATTACAATGCCATTACTATTGTATACCTTTATTTTAAGCAGAGCGTATACTTCTCCACCCCATTCAATACCATAGTTTATATGATACTCTATCGGTATGTAGAAGACATAGTTACCAGCAATTGTTATATCGGTCTTGTATCTAATGTATGTGATTGCCGAGCCACTATCTTCGATGACGTACACTTCAGCTTTTAATATATTATTACTTGTATCCTCATAGTGCTGACCCATACCACCGTTAGCAACTACATAGAGCTTAGGTATTCTACCAACATAGACGGCGTCAAAATACCATGGGCTATGGTATCCGTTATGGTATATCATAACACGGTTAAAGCAGTCATTAAGTGCTGGAAGAGACGTAATATACTGATCGTCAATATAGAACATTGCTTTACCGTCTACTTTTATTATAGTTATTTTCACCCACCTATTAACTGGGAGATTTAGTCGATATGTGTACTTATAGTCGTTGACTTTAGAAACAAACACTAATTGATCGTTGTAGTAATCGATCTCTACACTAATACGTCCCTCAAGAACATCTCCAATACTGTCAATTGCCACGTAGTCATTCCAGTACTCGTTGTACTGGTAATTATCTGATAATGGATACACATGGAAGATCATGATGAAGTTATCGACATCATCTATGTACTGATAAACCATCGTTACATGACTTGAAGGGATCCAATCAAAGTACAGAGAGTTACTCCCATGGTATACTATGTCTTTAGCTATAACAGGAGTATATTCATAGACTAGCCAACCCTCTAAGTCTTGTTCAAACGATGGATTAGCTACTAGGTTCCCTTGAAGCTCACTATACTCTGGTATCTCAGCAGACATTACTTGGATCGAAAATGACGCTACTGTGATTAATAGTATTGCTACAAGAACAACTCTATTCATGTAATCACCTCGGTTTAATTTAGTGAGTGAGAAAGAGAAAAGATAGAACAGCTAAAACGAGCTTAAAATACCTCATATAGGCTACTACAAGGCTTTCCTAAATATCCTTGTTACTCCAGCCAAGAATGTTAACATAATAGAATATCCAGCTATGGTATATGTTATCTCATAAACATTAGAAATAATGTAGACATTTGAACTGGGTTTAGCATTTTCCCCTATAAACCTAGGATAATCCGAATAAAGGGCCAGTACGACTATGCTTGTAGTTTCAACGTTCATGTCTCCTTGGATAATGATTTTACCATTCTCTACTCTATAGTCTGTATGGATACCGCCATAGACAGGGTCCTGTGCTTTGCTGATTATCCATAGACATTTGTCATAGATGTTCTTATAGTCATGGATTATACTCGATCCAGCATAGTTCAGTGCTCTATAGAGATAGACGAATAAGGCGCACTTGTAGACTTGGTAGAGTCTTACTCCAGTTTTGTTTTCATAGTCTTTAACGACTATATCGTAGAAGCCGTATCCGTCCCACATTTTCGTCAAATTTAAGAAAGTCTGTTCAGCCTCAGGCCTGGAACCCCAGAGTAGCCTATCTAATGCATGGTATACAAGGAGATCAGCATATTCATACCAGTCCTTTAACACTATACTAGTATTCATTTTCTCGTACATTATTGTATAACCATTTATCTCTCCCAAGTACTCCTTATAGTCTCCATAGAAGGTATCAGGTATATCTCTACCAAGAAGAATATCCACTTTACCATTCCAGCCTCCACCATACTCATTGTTCAACTTGGTTAAGACCTTGGATGCAAGAGGAGAACCAAGAACTGCCAAAGCCCTAGCAGCTAAAACGTTGTCATTAGCTATATAGATCGTTGTATTATCTGGCTCAACAATAGTTGAAGCCCTAAGAAGACCTATCTCTTCAACATATTGTTCTTCAAGAAAATGTCTCAACATGTCTTTGTTTAACTCTCCAGATGTATAGCCCAGAGAATACGATATAGATGCTCCAAGACAGGAAGCAGCTATAATCATTATTAGTAATAGCATTAGTTTCTTCAATTCTTTCACCTTAAAGAAATATTGATGGTTAAGAAAAAGATTGATTTTAAAGTTTGTCTAGTATTTTTTGAAATGTTTTCATGATCGTTTTGAAGAATACAAGTACGAGACCTAGGGCAATCATTGTTATTAGTAGCGGCATGAATGCGTATATTGTTTCTGTAGTTGTTCTTGTTAGCTCAGTGTATGGATCATATAGTATAGCAACATAAACTGTACCGCTTTCTACAGCTTTGTCTCCGCCGCTAGCTCCAATCTGCTCTATGGCTGTTGGGACGGTATTCCATGTAACTATAGCCAGCACTGTACCATTACTAGCTTCTATTTTCACTGTAGAGCCATTAATTGATACTATAATGAAGTCTAGGTTCTGCCATTTTATGCCGCTTGATAGGGTATCAGCTAATTTAGTAGCACCGCTTGGCGTGGTTTCAACAATATCTATTACTCCTGTATCATAGAACGCTAGATCTAGGTGATAACCTGTATCAGCACCCGCCAGCTCTATAACAAACTTCTTCTCAACAGCAGTCGAGTTGAACACTATGTTTACTGGCTGTATACCAATGAGTAAATTACTAGTATCATAGGGCTTTGATAGGGGGTGCCATGTTATACCTGTGCTAGATAGCTCATTAGCGGGAATGCCTATTTCTTCATAAGCTTGGTACTTGCCCCAGGAAGCCGCTAGAGCCGTTGGACAGACTAATATTATTGCTATGATTAGTACCGCAAAAATCTTGTTCATTTCGCATCACCAAAGTTGCTGAAATAATGGTGTTAGCCGAAGCCGCTAAGGAGTTTCTCGATAAACTTCATGATATACTTAAAGAACATTAGAGGTATAGCTATGCTAATCATCAGTATGAGTAACGGCAATAGGCTTGTTATTAACTCTGTCATTTGGGTTGTGTCAACAGTTGTTTGACCTTGTGTTGCAACAGTAATTATTATAGCTATTGCTGTTATTACCTTAGAGTTCTTTAGAGACTGGAATGGAAGACCCTTTATTTTGGCTAATAGCTTACCAATTCCACGCATCATCTCACCCACAAATAGACTTGATATTTATGTTTAATTGCGTGGAATAGTGAAGAAAGCTCTAATCAGCTCCTCCAGCTTAAATAAGGCTTTAAACAAGTCACTATATGTGATCGAAAATGGGTAAGGTAAAGAACAAGCCTATAGCATTAAAAGCTTTTCTCGTAGATCGTAAGACCACCAAAATAGTTACATCAAGATCATTTAGGAATAGGATCCCGCTCTATCTCTATATAAAGCTTGCAGCATGGATCTTTGCTATTAAAGACGAATATCCTTCTGATAAGTACAAACTGATTGTCCATATTGAAGGTGATGAGAATGATCCTAGGGTACGTTTCTTAGAGGAACAGTTATCGAAGTCTAATATCGAGATCTATATAGCTCGTGAGGTGATTAAAAGTGTGGTATGATGACCCAGTAACCTTTATCCTAGTAGTCTTTCTAGCTACTGGCTTCGGTTACCTAGGCTATAGGTTTGTGAAGATGATACTCGACGAGATTATTTAATTAACATTATGATGGTTTCAGCTATGCGTGTCAAAATGTCTATGAGAAACTTTGCACCTTGATACAGTTTCTCGGCTACCTTTAGTAATAAATTGGCGAGAGATATCAGGGCGGTATAGTTTTTGTAGAAGAAGTCGAATAATGGCTTGATACTCCATTCTTTTATGCATGCTATTATGCTTGAAAGCAACGCTAGAACCCACAAGGAGCCAGCATAGGGTATAACCGCTACTACGACTGTGAATATAAGGGATGCATAGCTGATAATGGCTTGAACATATTGTCTAACAAGATCCAGCCATGTTGGTGGGACTAGTGTTTCGTTATATACAATGATTTCTATTCTATGATAGACTCCATTTTGATCATATCCTCTTACATAAATCTTTGTCCCTTCCTCAATCATTTTTACACGAAATATTATTGTACCGTTCCAAGAACCGTTCTCGTCGACGGTAACAATAGCCATATCACTATACCAGCTCTCCTCTAAATGGATCTCGACTTCGCTACTAGGCTTCCAGTTCTTTAACTCAAGCTCTAATCTGACTATAACACCATCATCATTAATTGTCTCGGTGTGAGACAATAGTATTGCCTCGGGAGAAGGAGCAACAATATCAACTGGTACCCCGAGGAACGCTAGCTCATACTCGTCGTGCTGAACACCATTGATGAACAGGTGTATACTCGGGTCCTTGTCCTCAGTATAAAGCATTATACCAATCATTTTATCGAGGACAATACGTAGCCTGTACACGGTATTCGCTGTGATAGACACGTTTTCTAGGACCAGGTATGATGTAAGCCCTGTCCCGCCAGGAACCGTTATGTTGTTGCTAGCTATAGTGCTGCCAGTAGAGTCATCGATAAGCTCGACATATACCCAATGGTCTTTACTATCATAGTCATTCTTCAACGCGATATAGAAGTTGTAGTAGCCATACTGGTCGCTAGAAGTCGTGAACACCGCCTCAACAGTCCATACATTAATATCATTAGGTGCTGTCCATGATTCGCTTGTATTAATCCCTGGTCCTATAGTGCTACCTGCTTCGACAACGATGTGGTACTGTAGTATGAGAAGGAGTATGAGGCTAGCTAGCACAATGCTTTTCCTCATTCCTCTCCACCATAGAGAAAACTATCATCAGTGCTATGGGGAACACGATAACCACGATCATGTAGACTTGCACTCTGATCCCTAGCTGAATAGTGTTCAACAAAGGTCTTCATGTGAATGGTTTAAAGAAGGGTTATGAGGGACTACATAAGCTTACATTAGCTCATTCAGACTATATAAGCGCCAATAAGATCCTATTGATGGTGTAGTTAAT contains:
- a CDS encoding phosphoglucomutase — encoded protein: MSIPLVKGRIVGRPNIELTPEDAARIGAIMGTWYGPKSLVVSGRDYSPASRMIKRAFISGLMSTGVEVMDFHEAVAGEISYAIKRFGARGGVNVSAYPLREDCVQLRIFTSPGHELVGKELENIVKENTVKRVDPKDTGWVVYAEYIHELYSSALLSVIDSDAIMSRKPRVVISTGYGPSDKVLPQLLSNLGIDFISLNTMKPPVYRKLMYPLEEDIIKVSNVVRATNADIGVVFNTDASTILIIDDRGRALLPEEVVAIMSLRFAKDSRVVYSKDVFGFIKNILINKGIKVVETDIIDGAMLNKTVEIRPVLGFNGVGEYIHPILSLGYDGILTMLKVLEVIAVTEKKLSTILKSFTTPRYYVIETPLSLREAIEKTCRETDYCRIYIGGCRLKLLGQNIVLTIDPVTSTTRVLIDAYAQNIEKLIQIIHKTLS